In Plasmodium vivax chromosome 10, whole genome shotgun sequence, the sequence TTCCCGTCCGGATTTGTTTGCACATGCGATCGGGATAGCGGAGTTGCATCGTGACGGTGAACGGTTGGGCTGTCTCACTGGGTGGACGGATCGCTCGACGGACCCAGGGAAAGGCTAACCGCTCGACGGACCCAGGGAAAGGCTAACCGCTAGACGACCCAAGGACAGGTCAACCGCTCGACGGACCCGAGGACAGGTCAACCGCTCGCCGCCACCGCTCCCcgccacacacacacacgggGTGAACACTCCCCTCGTCCACCCCCCTCGCAGGGCGGTCAAACAAGAGAGGAGGGAAGCCACAGAGGTATGCACGCATACACGCACTGAGAGCGGACACCCCGGGGAACATGCTCCAAGGGTAAAGGGACACACGCGAGCACCGGTTGAAGACCAGAGGGTTTCCCATCTGCTGTCAGTTGCGCCCCATTCGTTTTATCACCGCTTCATCGCGGCGGTTAGCGAGTGAGCGGCGACATTGGCTCCCCTTTTCCTCACCAAAACGCAACCACACCGCATCGCCGCATCACCGCAACGCAACCACACCGCCTGCCCAAAATGACGACCAACCAGAACGCCGCCATCTTCAGCAGCGACCTGCAGACCTTCATCGTCACCAAGTACGACCCCCTGCTTACCATCGTCAAGGAGCTAAACGATAAGTTGCAAAACTCGGAGAAAGGTGCTCTTAGAGAGGGGCGAAGCGACGCGGTTGCGCAGCGAGCGTTTAACCTCGGCGTAGCCATTGCGTAGCCACCGCCTaaccgccgctcccccccgcagacaAGTACCGCCTCGAGAAGCGGCTGATGAAGCTGGAGAGGCAAGTGGTCGTCCTGCTGGACAAGCTGGAAGTGACGGACGTGACGGACGTGACCATCGACCGGGAGGGAAGAGAGAACAAAGCCGAGAGGAAAATAAACCAGCAAATTGAAAGCGAGGAAAACTTGCTAACCCCATGGCTGTTCTCCTGCCAGATGGGGACCCCTCTCTCCTCCCTACAAGTGCTCCTCGAATTCAGCAACAAAAATACAGTAGAGTTGAATGTGAGGCTGTGGAAGAGAGAAGAAGATATGTGggtcaattttttgcaacttaTTTCCTCGAACGATCAAAATTATTTGCCGCAGTCACTAACCCTAATGGACTTAAGGAAGGCCACGAGGAAATGTCTCTTAACCATCTGCACCAATGAGGTGCTAATAGTTTTAAGAAATGTTCCGGGGAAGTCTCAGGCCATTTACAACACAGCTACGATGACCCTCGTCGCTATCTTGGCGTCCGCCATTTATGAGGCTTGGAAGAGGATTGAGCTCACCGACCCGGTGTCCCTCGGCCGGGTGGTCCTCGTGCTGGACGGTGAGTTTATCTCttaggggggggaaagccaaCCGGAGGGCTAACTATGAATTGGTGTGCTCTCCACATCCCGATGGGTaccttccccatttgtctTATGCGCCTCCTCATTTGCTTTCTACACCGCCCCTTCGCAGGAGAAGATGTCGGGTCGAGACTACGAGCTGGAAACAAGAAACTCAAAATAGAGCCCCTGAATTAGCGCCCCCCACACGCACTCCCCATGTGTGCTTGCGCTTTTTCCCGTTTGTAATGACGAATACACATGTGCCATTTGTTCCTTTGTTTGTAACCCTacggggaggaggggggTGCCCCAAGAGAGGAGCTTTTTTAAAtcagaattttaaaaaggttcCCCCACTCGAGGTGCCACTCGGAGGTGCCACTCTGAGGTGGTTTCCATTTGAGGTGCCACTCCTCGATGGTTCCCATTTGAGTTGGTTGCCACTCCGCTCCAACCGCCTCGCCCCGTTTGCCCCCAATTTTGTCGCCTCCACCggacttccttttttccgtAAGCCGTTTTTACAAGTGTGTGGGTTTGAGTTCAAACTGCAAAGCCGAAGTGCATAGCGGAAGTGCAAAGCACAGGAGAACGCGCGTGCAGAtgcagggggggcagcacAAACTGAGTGCCCAAGGCAGCCCAAACTACATGCGTGATGGCGTGCAGATTAGCCCAAACTATGCGCTTGAGGGAGCCCCCCCAGCTGATGCACCCATCACACGGTGAACAGCTGAAAGTTTGAGACGCCCCAGGAGACGCTCTTCGGGTCATCCACCTGGATGGTGGTGCCGAACTCCACGATGAGTCTGCTCGAGTTGTGCGGTATGACCACGTCAATCAGGGAGCTGAATTTGGACTCTCCAGTGGCCTTGCCACAAATGTTCACCGCATTTTCGAGGCCCACCTGGGAGTGGCTATCCGTCCAGACATAAAAAAGATCCTCCTGGTCGTCTCTTCctacttttaaaaaagccGTATGGGAATTCCAATCATCAATGAAATGGAAGTTGGCTTTAATTCGAATCTGCGTGTGACTTGGGATGTTTTCAAACGTTTTGCGGACTCTCCCCTTGGAGAGCTTCCCATAGCCACCTAACAAATTGACTCCACCACACACAGACGTGACGTTATTAAAGTTGTCCCCTGACCATCCCTTCGTACTTGCACTGCTACTGAACGTCTCGTGCACAATCATTTGGAATTGATTTACATGGCGCACTTTAAATGTTCCATCGATGGTTAATGCCTTCACCACTAGGTCCTGGTTTAAGAGGTTCAAATTGTCGTGCTCATCGATACTTATGAGTGGCTTGTTTTTCCTACTTATTATGAACTGCCCTAATGGGttcatccccattttgtactcTACTTCTTTACTCTGGAAGAGGATGCCATTTTCTTTGTTATCTTTGGACGAAATTTTGAGGTTCGCCACGGTTAGGCTGCCCTTCACGGAGATGTCGTTTTCGCAACGCACTTGTGCGCTCAGCAGGGGGAGCATCACAGCTATGCGGAGGAGTCCACGCAGCATGGTGATTAAAGGGCGGGGGAGAAACGAACACAAGTGGGAGAAGAGGGAAGGGGGGAGTCACTAATATAATCACCCAGGGAGGGAGCAACCAAACGGAAGCAACTACATGCACGGAGTGACTCGCTCAAACCGCCGCGACACTACACACGTGTGACTAcaaagtgggggaaaaacttaACGCGGTGGAGAAACTCCCTTGAATATATCACAACACGGAATGGAGGAAAAACTGTATGAACAAAAAGTGTGTGTGAAAAATCGCTAGCTATTTCCTTTCGCCACAAACACACGCTGAGGTGAGTGCCTCTCCAGAGGATTGTACGTACACGCACGGTGCACCCCTACGGGATAGGCTCTTCCACAAAGTTGTCCCTTCGCATATGAGAAGACGTCTCCCAACTGTttgtttcccatttttcggCTAATCACATGTGGGAAGCCTCGATTTGTGTTCTCTATCCTCTACCCCCCAGTCATTCCCCCAACGGAGTAACATTACAATGGCCTGTTCACTCCACAAGCTGGGCAACCATTTGGGGGCCCTTCAAACATGTGGAGCAGAACACTAACCACCACTTTTCCATGTGTGCAAATTTGCacacgcgaaaaaaaaaaaaaatatgaccaaaaaaaaaaaaaaaaaaaaaaaaaaaaaaaaaaa encodes:
- a CDS encoding hypothetical protein, conserved (encoded by transcript PVX_080585A), which codes for MTTNQNAAIFSSDLQTFIVTKYDPLLTIVKELNDKLQNSEKDKYRLEKRLMKLERQVVVLLDKLEVTDVTDVTIDREGRENKAERKINQQIESEENLLTPWLFSCQMGTPLSSLQVLLEFSNKNTVELNVRLWKREEDMWVNFLQLISSNDQNYLPQSLTLMDLRKATRKCLLTICTNEVLIVLRNVPGKSQAIYNTATMTLVAILASAIYEAWKRIELTDPVSLGRVVLVLDGEDVGSRLRAGNKKLKIEPLN
- a CDS encoding hypothetical protein, conserved (encoded by transcript PVX_080590A) is translated as MLRGLLRIAVMLPLLSAQVRCENDISVKGSLTVANLKISSKDNKENGILFQSKEVEYKMGMNPLGQFIISRKNKPLISIDEHDNLNLLNQDLVVKALTIDGTFKVRHVNQFQMIVHETFSSSASTKGWSGDNFNNVTSVCGGVNLLGGYGKLSKGRVRKTFENIPSHTQIRIKANFHFIDDWNSHTAFLKVGRDDQEDLFYVWTDSHSQVGLENAVNICGKATGESKFSSLIDVVIPHNSSRLIVEFGTTIQVDDPKSVSWGVSNFQLFTV